A genome region from Arachis duranensis cultivar V14167 chromosome 8, aradu.V14167.gnm2.J7QH, whole genome shotgun sequence includes the following:
- the LOC107460461 gene encoding protein RKD4: MGISPMDDFDDWAPLLTYKSTQKLFLTDLPEVDNDFDDLPPLDDFKKESEEEDQEHKQLLQLVPSSSTIKNKKSELEYDEIKKHFHLPITEAASKMNIGLTLLKRRCRELSIKRWPHRKIKSLHLLIQTLKETGLDNEVEMLEEEINMLKQVPETEITQETKKLRQAYFKANYKRRKLLASNSS, encoded by the exons ATGGGGATTTCACCTATGGATGATTTCGACGATTGGGCGCCATTGTTAACCTACAAAAGCACGCAGAAGCTTTTCTTGACCGACTTGCCAGAAGTGGATAACGACTTCGACGACCTTCCACCTCTGGACGATTTCAAGAAAGAGAGCGAGGAAGAGGATCAAGAACACAAGCAGTTACTACAACTTGTTCCGAGTAGTAGTACGATTAAGAACAAGAAGAGTGAGTTGGAATACGATGAGATTAAGAAACACTTCCATTTGCCAATCACAGAAGCTGCTAGTAAGATGAACATTGGTTTGACATTGTTGAAGAGAAGGTGCAGAGAACTCAGCATCAAGCGTTGGCCTCATAGGAAAATCAAGAGCTTGCATTTACTCATACAAACTCTCAAg GAGACAGGTTTGGACAATGAAGTTGAAATGTTGGAGGAAGAAATAAACATGTTGAAGCAAGTTCCAGAGACGGAAATCACACAAGAGACCAAGAAACTAAGGCAGGCTTATTTTAAAGCCAATTACAAAAGGAGGAAACTTTTGGCCTCTAACTCTtcttga